The DNA window CAATCCGCCAGCTGCAGCCCAAACTCCTCAGAATCAGTATTTTCCGTCTGATTCACAGTATCGATATCATCCATCAACATCATCTCAAGTAACCCAGTCCCCGACTGCGCAACAATTTTCTCAGTATCAGCAACCACAGCGTCAACAGCAGCAACAGCAGCAACAGCAATGGTCTCAACAGTTACCTCAGCAGGTGCAACCTCCCTCAACGCACTCTCAAATGAGACCCCTATCAGTAAATGCTTACCCTCCTTCGTACCTTACAAACCAAGCTACAAGTCCATCTCCCACTGCCACTGACAACACATTTCCGAACAGCATGCCAATGCAAAAGCCATATTCAGGTATTCCGCCACAAATCAAGAGCCATTATCCAGTCCAACCAGGTAATCCCTATGGAAGTAGTGAGGTCCATGCTGCACCTCCTCCTGCTAGCACATACATGACGAACAGAGGTGAGGGCGCACAAGCAAGTTACCCTACCCAACCTTCTCAATTTGCTCAAAGTGGATATCCTCCTCAAAGTGCTCCCCTTCAAAACCCTGCACCTCATAATCCAACAGTCAGAAATCCTAACCAACCGCAACTCATCCGCAACCATCCTTACAGTGAGTTGATTGACAATTTGGTGAATATGGGAGTCAGAGGTGATCTTGTTGTCAGCATTATTCAGAGGATGGAGGAAACTGGGCAGCCTATAAATTTTAACTCTGTACTTGACAGGTTGAATGCGCATAGTTCACTGGGTCCCCAGAGGGGATGGTAAGGGTTAAGAAGAATGTATGCTGCATCTTCTGTTTGAATAATACTGTCCAGCAATAATGTTACATAGCATGGCATGTATGACAATGAGCAATGTTGTTTCGCATTGTGCACTGTATGTTTTTTCTTGCAATGTGCACTGTACTATAGTGTATACCACGTTTGAAGTATATGATTTCaatgttatttaaaaataaattgatttaatttgattcagATAGTAATATAAGACTTAATATTGATTATGCTAGTTCGTCGGACATATAAGAAATGTTGATTTAGTTGTGCGATTCGCCTAGACTATTCATACTTGTGATATGGATCCTATCATGAAACAGACATTGATAGAGGCTGGTTTAACGCCAGTTCATGTAGCTACATATAGAGAAAGATATTCAATGTTGTTGTTTATTCCATACATATGCAGACATGTAGTGATGTACAATCATGATCCTAGAATCATATTAATAGTTACAATTACGATCCTAAACTAATGTTGATGGTAATTACAACAATTGTTGTAATAATACATAATAATAGGAAGTAAAAATATGGTGTGTGATTTCTATAATCAAGGATCACCTTATAATGACACTTAAGTCATGATCCTTAATTAGGGGTGCCCCGCCTAAAGCCCGCCAAAAAATAagtggggcgggcatgcccgccaagtgaaatggacgtaaaaatcatgtccgccccgccaagatggcgggttggcgggcggcggacttGCCCacctatatttatttatatatttcttttaatagattaatagattttttttaccatttaattaaatttttcaattttttttaaacaactttttataaaagcaattttttaacaaattttactttaaaaaatattacatatatttacaaatgaatgtgtaaaataaaccatcaagaattggaattactataattaactaaaaaacaCTGAGTTTTTGaggagcggcgggctttggcaggCGACGGACTTTGGCGGGCGACGGACTTTGGCGGGGCGGACTATGgtgggcggcgggttttggcggtgTGGGCTTTGGCGACCGGCGGACCCAAAATCCCAACCCaccccgccattttttggcgggtgcgcgggctaGCCCGGCGGAGCACGagccgttttgccacccctatcctTAATGATGGAATTGTCATTAATAGTAGGATTTTGACTTTCTCTAAGTCTCTTCAAATTAGCGGTGACACACTCATTCTGGATTTGTCTCATCATGTTCTTGAGTGAATGAAATGTTTGGTCAAGCAATATGTAATTTGGTCAGCAATAGGAACATATGCCAACAATGactttttttttaggatttgatCACATATGTATTGTGCATATATGTCGGACTTGATCACATATGTAATGTACATATATGTCAATGTGTTTGGAATGAGCGTACATAACTGAATTTGTTACAATGCAAGTGACTTGGCACGTAAGTTGTCACACCACATAACAAGTATTAGTAACTTCAATTATACCGGTAGTGATTTAACCAAACCTACTTCTAATATAAGGCTAGCAAAGGCTCTGTATTCCAATATATCAGGCTTGATTGTGACACTAGTTTTTGTTTTCTTGAGAATTAAAAAACTCGTGTTTCACCGAGAAATACACATTGTCTTCTCACGGATTTTCTATCAACAACACTAGTGGCCCAATCTCCATCAGAAAATCATTTATGTCTAGGTCATTTGAGGGTTTTATATGTAGATATAGATCTGTTATAACTTAGAGTTATCTCAATATTCTCTTTTACCCATTTCTAATGATCCATGGTAAGAGAATTCACGTATTGGTCGATTTTCTTGACAACAAAAGCAATGCCAAGTCTTGAATTAGTGAGATAGTGCAAAGCATCTATGGCTTGTTTGTACAAAGCAGGATTAGACATTGATCCCCCCTTAGTAGTGAATTGTTTACCAAAGCCACTTGTGTTGCCCTCAGTAGTGAATTGTCTACCAATACCACTAATGTTGGACAAGTTAATACTTTCTCCATGTTGAACTTCATACGATAAAGGATCAATTATCATCAGACGCCCGCCCTAGAATATGTTGCATATACGTGGTCTCCACTCAGCAGGTGGCTAGCCCTGAGGGGGAAAATGCGGATGACGACATATACATAGTTTATAACAACATATAGAAAAAGTCACGACCATGATTCCTAAGAATTGGGAAGTTAATCGATTCCCTAGTCAAGGTGGAGTGCTTACTACTTCTCAGGATTCCCTGGATCCATGCCCATTTGCCCTTATAAATATTTCGACCTTAGGGTGAATAGGACATTCTAAATTCACCATGAAATACCCCTAAATACATAGCATCTCACCCTCGTGAGTTTGATCCCACCTTGCAGAAAACACCTCTAAAATAAGGTTTCTCACCACTGCGAGCTTTCCCTAACCACCATAAAACACTCATAAACTCTAAAACCTCTGGCCACCTATACCAGCATAGGTGTGCCGCACATCTGTACTTTTTTAGTAAGTGCAATGGCACCCACCGTGAGTCCCAGACAAAACTAAGTTGGGTCACACCTTCCATTATTATACCGCTTGGGCACTCGCCAAAGTTTCAACTTTTAGCCCTAACCATCTCCAGACATGGTTGCTTGGAGAGCATGATCTTCCTCACAAGATGATACTGGAGGTAGTAGGGATCCTAATGCCATGGCAGAAATGCGTGCCACCATGGACGAGTTGTGTCGTCAAAACCAAACTCTAGAGGACAATGTAGTTAACACTCAAAGACACCACCATGTGGTTACCCCTATAGAGGAGATGGAGGGGATGGATCCCCAGTCCCTCTCAGGCGAGGTATGGGAAGCACCTATTCCCTAATATTTCAAGCCTCTTTCCTTGGCGAAGTTTGATAGGCGTAGAGACTCTTTTGAGCATATCACCTTTATCAACACGCAAATGGTCATCATCGGACTAGAAGTTGATAATCAACACTCGTTACAAGTATATATGGTGCGAGGTTCTCCACTTGTATGATATTTATAAGCCTTTGGCTCCGAAGGCGGGTGTTTTGGAACCAAAGCCTGGAAGATAATGTAAGTTCCACAAGGTTAAAGGACACTACACAAAAGATTTCAACCAGTTCAAAAAGAAGATAAAACACCTGGTTCAAGAGGGATACCTTAAGAAATATGTCAAAAGTGACTCCTCTCAAAGGCCAGACTAGGCCAGATCTCAAGGGTGTAATGATACTTGAAGCGCTGGGCCCAAAAAGGGAAAAGATTTACACAAGGAAGGTGGCGACAAGGATGTGTGCCACACCTTAAACACAATTGTAGGATGATTTGCTGGGGGAGGAGAAACCCGTTTCGTCTGATGAAGATATGCTCGCCAGATATTAACTATAAAGGACCTGTCCATAAATTCGAAGGAAGGAGGGACCAAGGCACCAGAGGTCCAGATGACTCTTTCAGCAATTGATACATCATGTGTTCATCCCCATAACGAAGACCCATGTTCATCACCGTGAGATGAGATAACTCGAAAATTAAAAGAGTCTTGGTAGATCAAGGAAGCCTTGCAGATATTCTCTATTGGGATGCATTTAAGAGGCTTCTCCTCGACCCAATGCCCCAAAAGTTTTCAAAGGGTCACCAGTTATGTTTTTTAGAGAGAAAGTGCAATTAAAAGGTTAAAGTTGAAGACCACCTTCGAGGAAGGCCAAGCAGTTCAAGAGGGCGAGCATGTTTTAATTAGTTGGGTGTAACTTTGAGAgtgtgcctaagaggggggtgaattaggactttgaaaatttatctgGTTCTAGAAAcaagttgttcttatttttctggtttggtgcaagaatttagaaatgtgttactttcttttctggttatgatttgtgaaagcggtaaatgcggaaaagtaaagaacacaatgatgtatactggttcccctcacaatgcgagagtactccagtcccctttcaacatgaaagagattttactattgtttgtgacttgtacaagacccacacaaacaccaagaacaatcctcttggaccaagaacaatcctcttggattttacaCTAAGTCCACTAAGAGAAAAAAacctcccttaatgactcacttgtttccaacaatcctggacaacaagatttcaaccgcCAAGAACAATACTCTTGtatttactaacttgattatgagaacaatcctctcactaatcaaaaacccttgcttccaacaaacCTGGATAGCAAGTTAATAATAACCAAAATATGGAAATAACTTACGTAAAGAAGTTGATGAACATATCAATCACtatgattgatcttctctttcaatatGAAATTTAATAACAAAATACTCTCTTAAGTGCTCAAGATACCTTATGAATATGATATGAAAAATATGACTCAAAAGTATTACTTGATGAAATTTCTGTTAAAAAATAATGTAGAGAGATTTTATGAGAATTTTGAAAGAGGTTAAtgtaaaatgaaatttgaaaatcaatttaTAGATTTAAAACAACTCTTGATAAAACATGGCAATGTTTGAAAATTATTActtgaaaataattttgtttaaattgaAATGGTGCCATGAAATGGTTTGGTGAAAAGGTATTTACGTTACAACATTTTGAAGCCATTTTTTTCAATCGATTACAACCTTTATTTCAATCGATTGAATAGAttggattttgcattttttgtaTGGTAATTGCATCACAtgcaaatatttgaaaatatttctaataaaaaatgtcaTACACAAGAACTGAACCCGAGACCTTTTAATTCCTTAATACATATCTTTCAACCAATTGAGCTAATTTACAAAATTCATTGAAAGTATGCATAAGATATATGTAATGGCAAAACAATATTTTCCAACACTTAtaaaaacatttgaaaataattttaccaAGGTTCATATAAAATTAATGCATGATAAATTTATAAATGCGTGATTAATTTATAAATGCATGATTTTAAAAGATTGAGCACTAAGATTATATTTGTTATGGATTTCGTATACCTTGAAACTTGATCACAAAGCTTGAATAAAGTCGTGCatctttttccttcttctttgatATATGTACATGGTCTTGAGAGTTTTAAAGTTTTCTTCATCAAAATACAATGTTGAAGAAGCTTGACTTCACATTGGGCGCAACCCTATCCACCTTATAATTGTGCTTGAAATACCCGCTCTCTGGAGGGCGATTTTGAGTCATCAAAAGAGACAAAAAAGTCACTAGAAAATGCTATGTGAAAGCCTAACACCAAAAGCGCGGGCCAGAGAATCAGGCCATCAGAAGTGGCTCTGGAAGATAGAGAAGTTCCTCCTCTGAAGGTCGGAAAGAAAGGATAATAAAGCCTTTATGGAAAGCTCCAGaagtattttctttttattgttgtttGTTTGGTGTTAATTATTTTGGTTTTAGACTAGTATACCTTTGTCATTATAAAGGAAAAATTATCTCTATGAGGAAGCACTCTTTTCCCATGCTCCTCGTGTGGGTGAAAGGGCTTTTAATGATGTTACTCATTTTGTTATTTTAAAGTATTTGCATTGTCATCTCCCACTTTCTTTCTTTGTAGAAAATTAAAGGAAACCGCTCGCCGAGGCAATATAAAATGCTAGATCGCTATGATAGATCTTTGTCTCCTTTTTTGACAATCAAACATGTTGGATCCTCATGGAGAAATCCCTGCCTCCCTTGGAGGAGATAAAATGTTGGACCTCTATGGTGGATCCTTGATACCTTTTAAGGCGATTAAACATTTTGGTTCCTCGTGGAGGAATCCTTGTCGCCCATGAAGGCGGTAAAATGTTGGATCCCTACGATAGATCCTTGTCTCCTTTAGTGCCGATAATTTTTTTTGATCCTCGTGGAtgaattgtaacacccttctaaacccccgcggaaaatataataaaatcagagtaattatacaacaaggtgttagctgaagatttcgtttcatagtgtttgtccttcgaaggaataggaaatcgaaggaaagatggttactgatggccatcccttaaaaagtaaaagaatggctactgatggtcatgcttcgagaataaagacttctaagttcgatgaagatagtaaacactgaaagactaatgaaagtatatgtcttcgggacttagacaaaatttatagaatatgtatttaagtattactacttagcgtgttttcgtagtgttttttaatacactgccacgcgtcaaagacggactcaggcgggaagatttgaaattcgaagacggtttcgtaactgtccaataacagatggcttcgctggaagttctgatgagaaacgtggcagcagattagtgtaggaccgttaaggtcgaaactagtataaataggagtcttaatgttaggattcggtgttcattttgtacaaatcactcacatatttactcaagtatcaagcgttaagagaaagagttcgctgagaaaatgtacgtatgacaccaccattttaatacatgtgtattgtatttcgtTTTCGAATATATTTCAGAATTATTGCATTCCagttacttcttgtcatttacattcctgtatctttattttgatataacttactttcgaatttactttcacgattatttactttcaaaatccttaacgtttctgcagtttaaaattctttatgttttaacagtctttaagtttcatatgttatgttacttatctctTCGTTGAAGTTAcaattacatataacaaagtaattatcaagattatttgttctttaatcgaacaacgcttatcgAAGAGGACGAATCACGAATATGattcgaatgaacattgataacaatctttttgactatgtgtcctaggatcaatctagtcgatcctgcgagtaaccaaatcatatttattatagtttggaagactagcggttgtttaccggaaatcaccgtaaacaaattggcacgcccagtgggacagtgtcaaacggattgttttaatcaattgctttgtttttgtctagacaatatcaagaccttgtatgaaccttaggaacggtaaattaaagaacagtgcacaaccgattcccaaacgaaggtacaacaagaaaatggtcgttgcggccagtgcagggggtgatcaggatcccccacaaggttcaggatcaggagcggcaaattcgacttccagTCAGGGAACACAGAATacgacgggtccaaatggatcgagacctgcagataattcccaggctatgcctgaaaatactacagggccttcagggactgttccagtttcagtgtcgacaaccgcaccctcatccacaagtgcaGAAGATGTACTGTTTCCCttgacaaatgctgcaaacaattcgtttggtcaaggcacaaattctgctttcgaatggagaccaaatagtccatatggaatgccatacccatatggaacagacGTACGAGGGGCAAGACCTATAAATGCCTCAACTaataatgcgacattttcaccgaatgttagttcagtgggtcgaagtacacgcaacactaatttttctacccaaataccccacttcaccacaaataaccaagcagcatttcgacaagaaatggatgcaagcaaccatgatatggtaggggttttggccagagaattaacTTCAGtcttaagcccactaatggcaaatgttactactacaaatagagaaaacgtgGAAATTTTCCagaagatatcatctcaaatgaatcgaatggcagaattcatgggagtaccaccacctaaaaggaaagacaaacagcccttgaatcaagaagagaggcctattTTGGAGCGTGTACAAGATATAGTCCCGCCACCTAGGACAGCTACTAGGGATATAGGCCCTTCACGAAGAACGGAGTCGTTCGAAagaactccagtaattaacttagaggattcaagtcaaaggaccgtcccctttcgacaggaaatggaggaagagcgacccagattgaggattgtgggtagggacgaacatccagatgagattgtccaaagagttagaagagaaaatctagccacagaaaataatttaactgccatgatagaaagggttatggccaataatggccttagtactggacttagacgtccaaattatacatcccctatatcagactatatcatgcagacagaattgcctaggggaactaaggttcccaaattcacaaaattttcaggcgaaactaatgagtcaaccgtggaacatattgctagatatttgacagaagcaggagacttagcgggaaacgaggatttaaggatcaaatatttccctagttcgctgacgaaaaatgccttcatttggttcacCACtatgccaccaaattcgatagatgcgtgggcgtacttagaaaggctgttccatgagcaattctacatgggtcaaactaagataagtctgaaagaattggccagtgttaagagaaaattcacagaaacaattgatgactatttgaataggttccgcctgttgaaatcaagatgttttacaacagttccggaacatgaactcgtcgaaatggctgcgggtggtctggattattcaataagaaagaaactagatacccaatacctcagggacatggcccagttagcagatagggttcgacaggtcgaacgcctgaaggcagaaaaagctagggcaaataaaagttataagaaagaaagagtggcgtacgtcgaagccgaggatgttgatgatgagtctttcaatgactcatatagccctgaagaagtcgaaatagacttggctgagttgaaagaag is part of the Vicia villosa cultivar HV-30 ecotype Madison, WI linkage group LG2, Vvil1.0, whole genome shotgun sequence genome and encodes:
- the LOC131648127 gene encoding uncharacterized protein LOC131648127 codes for the protein MASGPFFLGNSDSERHNFCSDDVLCPYDDFTNEDSSSVTHIDSSKDFHVSRMMKTPTFPATVINTSEGSFSQDVIAKTVEKSMKTCTDNLMRFLEGISSRLSQLELYCYNLDKSIGEMRSELTSDHEEADSKLKSLDKHLQEVHRSVQILRDKQELIETQKELAKLQLARKGSSSSVHSQSNEEKFPSSDIDPKRTDSANVTSSEPHNQQLALALSHQPPTAYSSQAPSSNVTQTTQQPHYYMLPPPSPNPPAAAQTPQNQYFPSDSQYRYHPSTSSQVTQSPTAQQFSQYQQPQRQQQQQQQQQWSQQLPQQVQPPSTHSQMRPLSVNAYPPSYLTNQATSPSPTATDNTFPNSMPMQKPYSGIPPQIKSHYPVQPGNPYGSSEVHAAPPPASTYMTNRGEGAQASYPTQPSQFAQSGYPPQSAPLQNPAPHNPTVRNPNQPQLIRNHPYSELIDNLVNMGVRGDLVVSIIQRMEETGQPINFNSVLDRLNAHSSLGPQRGW